One Enterococcus silesiacus genomic window carries:
- a CDS encoding NADPH:quinone reductase, producing the protein MHTDKQMKAAGFFEGLPITNEASFLDESTLIPSPNPHDILVKIKAVSVNPVDLKLRTSTKKQNQLNVLGFDAIGEVASIGAEVKKFTVGDRVFYAGTTKRAGANQEYQLVDEAIAAIAPKNLSDEAAAALPLTSLTAYELLFDKFGLKAQENANQGKTILVINGAGGVGSMLTQLAHWAGLTVYATASPNNFDWLKRNGVDHRLDYHQDLKRSLEELGIQTVDYVAVLFDIVPYFDAVAELIKPFGHIGTIVGLDEALDISRLKNKSVSFDWEYMFAKTDFNYQMETQGAALALIAQLAEEGKITTTVSKVYRNGINAANIKKASTDVEAGHMRGKVVVSGPFNGEIKEVK; encoded by the coding sequence ATGCATACAGATAAACAAATGAAAGCTGCCGGTTTTTTTGAAGGACTACCGATTACAAATGAAGCCAGTTTTTTAGACGAAAGTACATTGATCCCAAGCCCAAACCCGCATGATATTCTTGTGAAAATCAAGGCAGTTTCTGTAAATCCAGTCGATTTGAAGTTAAGAACGAGTACTAAAAAACAAAATCAGTTAAACGTTCTAGGTTTTGATGCGATTGGAGAAGTGGCTTCAATTGGTGCAGAGGTTAAAAAATTTACCGTTGGGGATCGCGTTTTTTATGCAGGAACAACCAAACGCGCGGGTGCTAACCAAGAGTATCAATTAGTAGATGAAGCGATTGCGGCTATCGCTCCTAAAAATCTAAGTGATGAAGCGGCAGCAGCATTACCGTTAACCTCATTGACAGCGTATGAATTATTATTTGATAAATTTGGTTTGAAAGCACAAGAAAATGCCAACCAAGGGAAAACAATTTTAGTGATCAATGGGGCCGGCGGTGTTGGGTCGATGTTAACCCAGCTTGCTCATTGGGCGGGATTAACCGTTTATGCCACGGCTAGTCCTAATAATTTTGACTGGTTAAAAAGAAATGGAGTCGATCATCGGCTTGACTACCATCAAGACCTTAAACGTAGTTTGGAAGAATTAGGAATTCAGACAGTTGATTATGTAGCGGTTTTGTTTGATATCGTTCCATACTTTGATGCTGTAGCTGAATTGATCAAACCTTTTGGCCATATAGGGACTATTGTTGGTTTAGATGAAGCACTGGATATCAGTCGTCTGAAAAATAAGTCCGTCAGTTTTGATTGGGAATATATGTTTGCTAAAACAGATTTTAATTATCAAATGGAGACGCAAGGAGCGGCCTTAGCTTTAATCGCCCAACTTGCAGAAGAGGGGAAAATAACGACAACTGTGAGTAAAGTTTATAGAAATGGGATTAATGCTGCAAATATAAAGAAAGCCTCAACAGATGTTGAAGCAGGTCATATGAGAGGAAAAGTTGTAGTAAGCGGTCCTTTTAATGGAGAAATAAAAGAGGTGAAGTGA
- a CDS encoding internalin, with product MKNKFILPTHKKKTIHTLMLLTLLAPTFLSTSFVFAEDTLPATEQTTLSEPQESTDTTESTLESSATVESSTAAETGASNEIPRENEPTISTTNSTMTEETVRAVIAPRGDTITIADPILKQAILTTLGLPAGSELAQADLERVTNLSINSAQLSSLSGLEHAINLSSIYINTNNNVTDFSPLEQLSSLTYVTLQTKSLTSANFPDLSKNTGLTNLGLGSTSIDNDIFPKIVQLTSLKRIYMDSNLTITTITPLKSLPNLTSLSTQFCGITDFTVINEFPVLSDLAAFGQNTGRKDAPTTIGRSSLDYDFDKQTLFLPFSMMPNRMTNFDGHVPPFTTSNSASNTYLDFNDIQLPASRLQITAQGITVSGVTEEEFKHLARFEYNARLDNLAGSYEQPPGFTFYAISGGTYLHQFNVLDDGQTVTIHYQDTDGTTLLASETRSGLVGQTFEIPAPVIPEYELTEMPSNATGNYSDQAQTVTFVYKKITAPIVDLEGTVIAYYVDTTGVKLREPIPYTDTIGKTFTTEQLEFKGYTFKEVKGSTAGTFTKEDQKVTYVYTKDEDKTGPTSSTDSSETTETTTSNTEKTTTSKETSHSTDQTTTSSSHRQVSQAEAKANVSAKKKLPATGEQSSYAWVFLGLVLIGFVQYKYVLKRVRQEK from the coding sequence ATGAAAAACAAGTTTATTCTACCAACACATAAGAAAAAAACGATCCATACTCTGATGCTACTTACTCTTTTAGCTCCGACTTTCCTTTCGACATCTTTTGTTTTCGCTGAAGATACCTTGCCTGCTACTGAACAAACGACTCTTTCAGAACCACAAGAAAGCACAGATACAACAGAATCAACTCTTGAATCTTCTGCAACTGTAGAGAGTTCTACTGCTGCAGAAACTGGGGCATCAAACGAAATTCCAAGAGAAAACGAACCGACTATTTCGACAACCAATTCTACAATGACTGAAGAAACGGTCCGAGCTGTGATTGCTCCTAGAGGCGATACTATTACTATTGCAGATCCGATTTTAAAACAAGCGATTCTAACCACTTTAGGCTTACCTGCTGGAAGTGAGCTAGCTCAAGCAGACCTGGAACGCGTAACCAATCTTTCGATCAACTCTGCCCAGCTTAGTAGTCTTTCTGGGCTAGAACATGCAATAAACTTAAGTTCGATTTATATCAATACAAATAATAACGTAACCGACTTTAGCCCATTAGAGCAACTCTCTTCGTTAACATATGTGACACTTCAAACAAAAAGCTTAACTAGTGCTAACTTCCCAGATCTGAGCAAAAATACCGGGCTCACTAATCTTGGTTTAGGCTCTACTAGTATTGATAATGATATCTTTCCTAAAATTGTTCAACTAACCTCTTTAAAAAGAATCTATATGGATTCAAATCTGACGATTACGACGATTACTCCTTTAAAATCATTACCTAATCTAACATCACTTTCCACTCAGTTTTGTGGAATCACGGACTTTACTGTAATCAACGAATTTCCTGTCCTTAGTGATTTAGCTGCTTTTGGGCAAAATACTGGACGAAAAGATGCGCCAACTACTATTGGCCGTTCTTCCTTAGATTATGATTTTGATAAGCAAACATTATTCTTGCCATTTTCCATGATGCCAAATCGGATGACAAACTTTGACGGCCATGTTCCGCCATTTACAACATCAAATTCTGCTAGTAATACTTACTTAGATTTTAATGATATTCAATTACCGGCGAGTCGGTTACAAATCACAGCTCAAGGAATCACCGTTTCAGGTGTAACGGAAGAGGAATTTAAGCATCTTGCTCGTTTTGAATACAATGCTCGTTTAGATAATTTAGCAGGGTCTTACGAACAACCACCTGGTTTTACGTTTTATGCTATTTCAGGTGGAACCTATTTACACCAATTCAACGTCCTTGATGACGGTCAAACTGTAACGATCCATTATCAAGATACAGACGGAACAACATTATTAGCTAGCGAAACGCGCTCAGGTTTAGTTGGTCAAACGTTTGAAATTCCAGCTCCTGTAATTCCTGAGTATGAGTTAACAGAAATGCCTAGCAATGCAACCGGCAACTACTCCGATCAAGCACAAACTGTAACTTTTGTGTACAAAAAAATTACTGCACCAATCGTTGATTTAGAAGGAACAGTAATCGCTTATTATGTAGATACAACTGGTGTGAAGCTTAGAGAGCCAATACCATATACTGACACCATTGGAAAAACTTTTACTACAGAACAACTTGAATTTAAAGGGTACACATTTAAAGAAGTCAAAGGCAGTACAGCAGGCACATTTACTAAAGAAGATCAGAAAGTAACTTATGTTTATACCAAAGATGAAGATAAAACGGGGCCTACTTCTTCTACTGATTCTTCCGAAACGACTGAAACAACCACTTCTAACACTGAAAAAACAACAACTAGCAAAGAAACGAGCCATTCGACTGATCAAACAACAACCTCTTCTAGCCATAGACAAGTATCACAGGCGGAGGCAAAAGCGAATGTATCGGCTAAAAAGAAACTTCCTGCTACTGGTGAACAGTCAAGCTACGCATGGGTATTCCTTGGCCTAGTTCTCATCGGATTTGTTCAGTATAAATATGTATTGAAGAGAGTAAGACAAGAAAAATAA
- a CDS encoding epoxyqueuosine reductase, which yields MTLKEKIIAESKRLGIDKIGFASAEPFFELEDSLKEQRERGFNSGFEHQVIEERIYPEKTFENPKTIIAIALAYPTKIEGKVPRDEKRGMFARASWGIDYHDVLRDRLSKLIDFIQSQTQNLEETESWRFAPQVDTGELVDVAVAQRAGLGFIGRNGLLITEEFGSFVYLGEIVTNIDFEVDQPVPFGCGDCTRCVTACPTQALLGNGSMNAKKCLSYQTQTKGMMPEEYRKKMHNVIYGCDICQLVCPYNRGKDFHFHKEMEPEVDTVYPKLKPMLSISNKDFKETFGHLSGSWRGKKPLQRNALIALANLGDRSALPEIFVCATEDVRPVIRGTAVWAIGKLGNKEAEKWLDVLRELLEVEPEEEVLEEIRNAIKRLEK from the coding sequence ATGACATTAAAAGAAAAAATTATAGCGGAAAGTAAACGTTTGGGGATCGATAAGATTGGTTTTGCTTCGGCGGAGCCTTTTTTTGAATTGGAGGATTCCTTGAAAGAGCAAAGAGAACGTGGGTTTAATTCTGGGTTTGAGCATCAGGTGATTGAAGAACGGATTTATCCTGAAAAAACTTTCGAAAATCCTAAAACGATTATCGCCATTGCGCTGGCCTATCCAACTAAAATTGAGGGGAAAGTACCACGTGATGAAAAGAGAGGGATGTTTGCTCGAGCGTCTTGGGGGATTGATTATCATGATGTTTTACGCGATCGATTGTCAAAGTTGATCGACTTTATTCAATCACAGACCCAGAATTTAGAAGAAACTGAAAGCTGGCGTTTTGCTCCGCAAGTGGATACTGGAGAATTAGTGGATGTAGCGGTTGCCCAACGTGCTGGTTTAGGGTTTATCGGCAGAAATGGGTTGTTGATCACTGAAGAATTTGGTTCATTTGTTTATTTGGGCGAAATCGTCACAAATATTGATTTCGAAGTGGATCAACCTGTTCCATTTGGCTGTGGTGACTGTACAAGGTGTGTTACAGCTTGCCCCACACAAGCACTTTTAGGAAATGGCAGTATGAATGCCAAAAAATGTTTGTCTTATCAAACGCAAACTAAAGGGATGATGCCGGAAGAATATCGAAAAAAAATGCATAATGTCATCTATGGCTGTGATATCTGTCAGCTAGTTTGTCCGTATAATCGAGGCAAGGATTTTCATTTTCATAAAGAAATGGAACCAGAAGTCGATACTGTTTACCCTAAATTAAAGCCGATGCTCAGCATTTCTAATAAAGATTTTAAAGAAACGTTTGGGCATCTTTCAGGTTCTTGGAGAGGTAAAAAGCCACTACAAAGAAATGCCTTGATCGCATTAGCGAATTTAGGTGACCGCAGTGCGTTACCAGAAATCTTTGTTTGTGCAACGGAAGACGTGCGCCCTGTCATCAGGGGAACGGCGGTCTGGGCAATCGGAAAATTAGGAAATAAGGAAGCGGAAAAATGGTTAGATGTTTTACGCGAATTGTTAGAGGTAGAACCAGAGGAAGAGGTGCTTGAAGAAATCAGAAATGCCATCAAGCGATTAGAAAAATAA
- a CDS encoding transcriptional regulator: MQTIDEKKAIDLIEQAQKIVFLTGAGVSTASGIPDYRSLSGIYHGIERPEYLLSQTCMREEPEKFYSFVKTMYHPKAKPNRIHLKIAELEKVKDVGVISQNIDGLHKAAGTQHLVNFHGDLYDCYCRKCGQTISAKSYLLSDQHAQCGGQIRPNIVLYEEGLDEQVIATAIKAIAAAELIVIVGTSFQVHPFCDLIHYASSQAEILVINQTPIPLNQQAYFLKEDALRVFENLMIEEL; this comes from the coding sequence ATGCAAACGATTGATGAGAAAAAAGCCATAGACCTGATCGAGCAAGCACAGAAAATCGTATTTTTAACGGGAGCAGGTGTTTCGACAGCTTCTGGTATACCGGATTATCGTTCGTTATCTGGTATTTATCATGGCATTGAACGGCCTGAATATTTGCTAAGTCAGACTTGCATGAGGGAAGAACCAGAGAAATTTTATTCATTTGTCAAAACAATGTATCATCCAAAGGCAAAACCAAATAGGATTCATTTGAAAATAGCGGAATTAGAAAAAGTTAAAGATGTCGGGGTCATTTCTCAAAATATAGATGGCCTTCATAAGGCAGCGGGCACTCAGCATTTAGTCAATTTTCATGGAGATTTATATGATTGCTACTGTCGGAAATGCGGGCAAACTATTTCTGCAAAATCGTATTTATTATCTGATCAACACGCTCAGTGCGGGGGGCAAATTCGTCCAAATATTGTTTTATATGAAGAAGGATTGGATGAACAAGTGATAGCAACAGCGATTAAAGCTATTGCGGCAGCAGAGTTGATTGTAATTGTTGGAACGAGTTTTCAAGTGCATCCATTTTGCGACTTGATTCACTACGCTTCAAGTCAGGCAGAAATCCTAGTGATTAATCAAACGCCTATCCCATTAAATCAACAAGCCTATTTTCTAAAAGAAGATGCACTTCGGGTTTTTGAAAATCTAATGATAGAGGAGCTTTAA
- a CDS encoding maltose acetyltransferase → MEEIKSERQKMIDGELYFAADPELTTARKFAREQMKLINKEEDRLIRKQLVEETFGTAGTGSYIEPTISFDYGFNIHVGKNFYANFNSIFLDICPITIGDNCMFGPNAQLYTATHPLHPVKRNSGLEYGKPITLGNNVWLGGGVVITPGVTLGDNVVVAAGAVVTKSFPDNCVIGGNPAKIIKEIELDEKRSPLTIQRDKINALDKQIVTLLEERLSVVDAIVGIKKATEKPILDTAREQEVLETISDYVGNDRYKEAIKETYQGIMDVSKQFQQQQTD, encoded by the coding sequence ATGGAAGAAATTAAATCAGAGCGACAAAAAATGATCGACGGGGAGTTGTATTTTGCAGCGGATCCAGAATTAACCACTGCACGGAAGTTTGCCCGTGAACAAATGAAGTTAATCAATAAGGAAGAAGATCGATTGATTCGTAAACAATTAGTTGAAGAAACCTTTGGGACAGCTGGCACTGGTAGTTACATCGAACCGACAATCAGCTTTGATTATGGCTTTAATATTCATGTAGGGAAAAACTTCTATGCCAATTTCAATAGTATTTTCCTAGATATTTGCCCAATCACAATTGGGGATAATTGTATGTTCGGACCGAATGCGCAATTATATACAGCAACGCACCCGTTACACCCCGTTAAAAGAAATAGTGGGTTAGAGTATGGTAAACCGATTACTTTAGGAAACAATGTCTGGCTTGGCGGCGGTGTCGTAATCACTCCTGGCGTAACTTTAGGCGATAATGTCGTTGTGGCAGCTGGCGCTGTGGTGACAAAATCATTTCCAGATAATTGTGTGATTGGCGGTAACCCAGCAAAAATCATCAAAGAAATCGAGTTAGACGAAAAACGCTCACCACTAACAATTCAGCGGGATAAAATCAATGCACTGGATAAACAGATCGTGACTTTATTAGAAGAACGTCTAAGCGTTGTTGACGCGATTGTAGGGATCAAAAAAGCAACAGAGAAACCAATCTTGGATACAGCAAGAGAACAAGAAGTTCTAGAGACGATCAGTGACTATGTTGGAAACGATCGCTACAAAGAAGCTATCAAAGAAACTTATCAAGGAATTATGGATGTGTCAAAACAGTTTCAACAACAGCAGACAGATTAA
- a CDS encoding DNA-binding protein has protein sequence MDGEQRRTLILLELETAEKPVSASRFAEKFNVSRQIIVGDVALLRASGREIIATARGYLLETEQARQGIIRKIACQHAPEQTADEMQTIISLGGEIIDVVVEHPIYGELTGGLHIRTEKEVEEFIKAYQNSHASLLSELTAGIHLHTIRCENEQMVATIKKALEQKAILYKG, from the coding sequence ATGGACGGAGAACAAAGACGGACCTTGATTTTACTTGAGTTAGAAACGGCTGAAAAACCAGTCAGTGCCAGTCGTTTTGCTGAAAAGTTCAATGTCAGTCGCCAGATTATTGTCGGCGATGTGGCGCTTTTAAGGGCATCAGGTCGTGAAATTATCGCAACAGCCAGAGGCTATTTACTGGAAACAGAGCAAGCACGGCAAGGTATCATTAGGAAAATTGCTTGCCAGCATGCACCAGAACAAACCGCTGACGAAATGCAGACAATTATCTCTTTAGGCGGAGAAATCATTGATGTTGTAGTGGAACATCCAATCTATGGTGAGTTAACAGGCGGACTACATATTCGCACAGAAAAAGAAGTAGAGGAATTTATCAAAGCTTATCAAAATAGCCATGCTTCGTTATTATCTGAGTTAACAGCTGGGATTCACTTACACACGATTCGTTGCGAAAATGAACAGATGGTAGCAACTATCAAAAAAGCATTGGAACAAAAAGCTATTTTATATAAAGGTTAA
- a CDS encoding peptidase, with amino-acid sequence MKKIIFGTLLSTVLLTGGVVVHAEGQTEGQDWTTTTGTPDGKGATSHAHMTLQPGDGTTDPTDPIDPSEPGGETGNKGPLTIDNVTPLEFGEHKLAGGESIYSSTSEHPNVQITDSRGEGKGWTLQITSSQFTDIKDAKKTLKGAVLTLPAGELKTIDGNVSGKPTTKEIHLATDQPTAEVLMVAKDKTGMGTWEDLFNEENVTVKVPAGNFSGEYVSTLTWTMLDTPKA; translated from the coding sequence ATGAAAAAGATCATTTTTGGAACATTATTATCAACTGTTTTATTAACTGGTGGAGTAGTTGTTCATGCAGAGGGGCAAACGGAGGGACAAGACTGGACAACAACTACAGGAACTCCAGACGGAAAAGGCGCAACGTCTCATGCGCATATGACATTACAACCAGGGGATGGAACAACTGACCCGACTGACCCGATCGACCCGAGTGAACCAGGTGGGGAAACTGGAAACAAAGGACCATTGACAATCGACAACGTAACACCTCTAGAATTTGGTGAACATAAATTAGCTGGTGGAGAATCAATCTACTCTTCAACAAGTGAGCACCCTAATGTACAAATTACAGATAGTCGTGGAGAAGGGAAAGGTTGGACTCTGCAAATCACCTCTTCTCAATTTACAGATATAAAAGATGCTAAAAAAACACTAAAAGGTGCCGTGTTGACGTTGCCTGCAGGTGAATTGAAAACAATTGATGGTAACGTATCTGGCAAACCAACAACGAAAGAAATCCACTTAGCAACTGACCAGCCAACTGCCGAAGTGTTAATGGTAGCGAAAGATAAAACAGGTATGGGTACTTGGGAAGATCTATTCAACGAAGAAAACGTAACAGTTAAAGTACCAGCAGGTAACTTTTCTGGTGAATATGTATCAACCTTAACATGGACAATGTTAGATACGCCAAAAGCGTAA
- a CDS encoding cell surface protein → MRASKIVSTIVLASIFSLNGVVTFAAEDTKPLGAKSKTHISFTASEEPTGPVDPTDPNKPVDPDQPIDPTDPENPGTGNEGALAIDYVSNIVFGEKEIESGDTIYNAMNENPFVQVTDKRGTGAGWTLSAQTNGFKTEAGKQLKGAELSFKNGHVKTRTDNVSTAPIGNDVVFSNADAKVIMSAKKDAGRGTWLDVFSGEADNNENVQLKVLEGSADANIEYSAEINWTLANAPK, encoded by the coding sequence ATGAGAGCATCTAAAATAGTAAGTACAATCGTATTAGCAAGTATTTTTTCATTAAATGGAGTTGTAACATTTGCAGCAGAGGATACAAAACCTCTAGGAGCGAAATCTAAAACACATATCTCATTTACAGCAAGTGAAGAGCCAACAGGTCCTGTTGACCCAACAGACCCAAATAAACCAGTTGACCCTGATCAACCGATTGATCCAACTGACCCAGAAAATCCAGGTACTGGTAACGAAGGTGCGTTGGCAATTGATTATGTATCAAATATTGTATTCGGCGAAAAAGAAATCGAATCTGGCGATACTATCTATAACGCTATGAATGAAAACCCATTTGTACAAGTTACTGATAAACGTGGGACAGGCGCTGGCTGGACTTTAAGTGCCCAAACAAATGGATTCAAAACAGAAGCAGGCAAACAATTAAAAGGTGCTGAGTTAAGTTTCAAAAATGGACATGTAAAAACAAGAACCGATAATGTATCTACAGCACCAATCGGAAATGATGTAGTATTCAGTAACGCAGATGCTAAAGTAATTATGTCTGCTAAAAAAGATGCAGGTCGTGGTACTTGGCTGGATGTCTTTTCTGGTGAAGCGGACAACAATGAAAATGTTCAACTAAAAGTCTTAGAAGGTTCAGCAGATGCCAACATTGAGTATTCAGCAGAAATTAACTGGACATTAGCAAACGCACCAAAATAA
- a CDS encoding aldehyde dehydrogenase — protein sequence MSRSINIYNTTDDTYQLYIDGNWTKGSGDRLITSYNPSNGEKLADFIDATHADVDQAIKAAQVAFETWKDVDVMTRSRLLLDIADLIDANTEHLALVETLDNGKPLRETLSIDVPATADHFRYFAGVIRGEEGTVKDFDQDTLSLVIKEPIGVVGQIIPWNFPLLMGAWKLAPAIAAGNTVVIHPSSTTSLSLLELFKLLDQVLPKGVVNLITGRGSDSGNYMLEHQGFDKLAFTGSTEVGYTVAKAAADKLIPATLELGGKSANIIFDDANWERALEGVQLGILFNQGQVCCAGSRVFVQEGIYDNFVAALKERFEKIKVGLPWEEGIQMGAQINEKQLKDILKYVEIGTKEGAKLITGGHKITIDGLDKGAFLEPTLLADANNAMCIAQEEIFGPVATVMKFKTEEEVIALANQSDYGLGGAVFSQDINTALRVARKVRTGRMWVNTYNQLPAGAPFGGYKKSGIGRETHKSMLDAYTQMKNIYIVTKEEPDGLYN from the coding sequence GTGAGTAGATCAATCAATATTTACAACACGACGGATGACACTTACCAATTGTACATTGACGGTAACTGGACAAAAGGCTCAGGAGATCGTCTGATCACCAGTTACAATCCCAGCAATGGTGAAAAACTGGCTGATTTTATTGATGCAACTCATGCGGATGTTGATCAAGCAATCAAAGCAGCACAAGTTGCCTTTGAGACCTGGAAAGATGTAGATGTTATGACGCGCAGTAGACTATTGTTAGATATAGCTGATTTGATCGATGCAAACACAGAACATTTAGCCTTAGTTGAAACGTTGGATAACGGCAAACCGTTGCGTGAAACGTTATCGATTGATGTTCCAGCCACAGCTGATCATTTCCGTTACTTTGCTGGTGTGATTCGCGGGGAAGAAGGTACAGTGAAAGACTTTGATCAGGATACACTATCTCTGGTAATCAAAGAACCAATTGGTGTTGTGGGGCAGATTATTCCGTGGAATTTTCCGTTACTGATGGGAGCTTGGAAGCTAGCGCCGGCTATCGCAGCTGGCAATACTGTGGTGATCCATCCTTCTTCAACAACGTCTCTAAGTCTACTTGAATTATTCAAACTACTGGATCAAGTTTTGCCGAAAGGTGTTGTAAATTTGATCACAGGTAGAGGATCTGATTCAGGAAACTATATGCTGGAACATCAGGGATTTGATAAATTAGCCTTTACAGGATCGACAGAAGTCGGTTATACAGTTGCAAAGGCGGCAGCAGACAAATTAATTCCGGCAACTTTGGAATTAGGTGGAAAATCAGCGAATATTATTTTTGATGATGCAAATTGGGAACGTGCGTTAGAAGGGGTTCAATTAGGTATTTTATTCAATCAGGGACAAGTTTGCTGTGCAGGTTCTCGTGTCTTTGTTCAAGAAGGAATTTATGACAACTTTGTTGCGGCACTCAAAGAGCGTTTTGAAAAAATAAAAGTAGGCCTACCTTGGGAAGAGGGCATACAAATGGGCGCTCAAATCAATGAAAAACAATTAAAAGACATCTTAAAATATGTCGAAATTGGGACAAAAGAAGGAGCTAAGTTGATTACAGGTGGACATAAAATTACTATAGATGGACTGGATAAAGGCGCTTTTTTAGAGCCGACATTATTGGCTGATGCCAATAATGCGATGTGTATTGCCCAAGAAGAAATATTTGGACCCGTAGCAACAGTTATGAAGTTTAAAACGGAAGAGGAAGTAATTGCCTTGGCAAATCAATCTGATTATGGCTTAGGCGGAGCTGTCTTTTCACAGGATATCAATACCGCGCTGCGTGTGGCGCGTAAAGTGAGAACTGGACGGATGTGGGTTAATACGTATAATCAACTACCTGCTGGCGCGCCATTTGGCGGCTATAAAAAATCTGGTATTGGGCGCGAAACCCATAAGTCGATGCTGGATGCCTATACTCAAATGAAGAACATTTATATTGTGACAAAAGAGGAACCGGATGGTTTGTATAATTAA
- a CDS encoding L-lactate dehydrogenase: MTAAVGNKDHQKVILVGDGAVGSSYAFALVTQNIAQEVGIIDIDTKKTEGDAADLSHALAFTSPKKIYAATYDDCHDADLVVLTAGAAQKPGETRIDLVHKNLKINKQIVTAIVDSGFSGIFLVAANPVDILTYSTWKFSGFPKERVIGSGTSLDSARFRQAIAELVDVDARNVHAYILGEHGDTEFPVWSHANVAGLQIYEWVKNNPDVDEEAMVNLFFNVRDAAYSIIEKKGATFYGIAAALARITKAILDDEDSVFPLSVYLDGEYGQNDIYIGAPAVINRQGIKQVIEIPLTDSEKDRMNASANALKEVIKSAFEKFEAENN, encoded by the coding sequence ATGACTGCAGCAGTAGGAAACAAAGACCACCAAAAAGTAATTTTAGTTGGAGATGGCGCTGTCGGATCTAGTTATGCTTTTGCCTTAGTTACTCAAAATATTGCCCAAGAAGTTGGTATTATTGATATAGATACAAAGAAAACCGAAGGAGATGCCGCTGATTTATCTCATGCATTAGCTTTCACTTCTCCTAAAAAGATTTATGCCGCTACTTATGACGATTGTCATGATGCTGATCTGGTTGTATTAACAGCTGGTGCCGCACAAAAACCTGGCGAAACAAGAATTGATTTGGTGCATAAAAACTTGAAAATCAATAAACAAATCGTGACTGCAATCGTTGATTCTGGCTTTAGCGGTATTTTCTTAGTCGCTGCTAATCCAGTTGATATTTTAACTTATTCTACATGGAAATTCTCAGGATTTCCAAAGGAACGCGTTATCGGTTCAGGCACCTCACTTGATTCTGCTCGTTTCCGTCAAGCAATCGCTGAATTAGTTGACGTAGATGCTCGTAACGTCCATGCTTACATTCTAGGTGAACACGGCGATACTGAATTTCCAGTTTGGTCTCATGCTAATGTTGCTGGTTTACAAATTTATGAATGGGTTAAAAACAATCCAGATGTTGATGAAGAAGCGATGGTCAATTTGTTCTTCAATGTAAGAGATGCGGCTTATTCAATCATTGAGAAAAAAGGTGCTACATTCTACGGAATCGCAGCGGCCTTAGCTCGAATCACCAAAGCGATTTTAGATGATGAAGATTCTGTTTTCCCACTTTCTGTTTACTTAGATGGTGAGTATGGTCAAAATGATATTTATATCGGTGCACCTGCTGTCATCAATCGCCAAGGAATCAAACAAGTCATTGAAATTCCGTTGACAGATTCCGAAAAAGATCGTATGAATGCTTCTGCAAATGCGTTGAAGGAAGTTATCAAATCCGCTTTCGAGAAATTTGAAGCTGAAAATAATTAA
- a CDS encoding peptidyl-tRNA hydrolase produces the protein MKMIVGLGNPGSKYQETKHNIGFITVDEIAHRYNATFNRSQFEADIAEFFIGTEKIMLVKPLTFMNESGRSVGPLMTYYGVEEKDLIVIYDDLDLEIGKIRLREKGSAGGHNGIKSLIAHLGTNVFPRIKIGIGRPIGSNTVVHHVLTGFPKEKHEEILLAVKIAADAAIYACEGHTFVDTMNQFNGK, from the coding sequence ATGAAAATGATTGTCGGATTAGGTAATCCAGGAAGTAAATATCAGGAAACAAAACATAATATCGGCTTTATTACTGTAGATGAAATCGCTCACCGATACAATGCAACCTTTAATAGAAGCCAATTTGAAGCAGATATTGCTGAATTTTTTATAGGAACAGAAAAAATTATGTTGGTCAAGCCACTTACATTTATGAATGAGTCCGGCCGTTCAGTGGGTCCTTTGATGACCTATTATGGTGTAGAGGAAAAAGACTTGATCGTTATTTATGATGATCTAGATTTAGAAATCGGTAAAATCCGTTTACGTGAAAAAGGCAGTGCTGGCGGACATAATGGCATAAAAAGCTTGATAGCACATTTAGGAACAAATGTGTTTCCGAGAATCAAAATCGGTATTGGACGCCCGATTGGCAGTAACACGGTTGTCCATCATGTATTGACAGGTTTTCCTAAAGAGAAACATGAAGAGATTTTATTAGCGGTGAAAATTGCAGCAGATGCCGCAATTTATGCTTGTGAAGGACATACGTTTGTTGATACGATGAATCAATTTAATGGAAAATAA